A region of Peromyscus maniculatus bairdii isolate BWxNUB_F1_BW_parent chromosome 7, HU_Pman_BW_mat_3.1, whole genome shotgun sequence DNA encodes the following proteins:
- the C7H15orf61 gene encoding uncharacterized protein C15orf61 homolog: MEALRRAHEAALRLLLCRPWALGAASRPKPRASEVLTRHLLQRRLPHWTSFCVPYSAVHNDQFGLSHFNWPVPGANYHVLRTGCFPFIKYHCSKAPWQDLAPQDRFFTALKVINLGIPTLLYGLGSWLFARVTETVHTSYGPITIYFLNKEDEGAMY, encoded by the exons ATGGAGGCCCTGCGGAGGGCCCACGAGGCcgcgctgcggctgctgctgtGCAGGCCCTGGGCCTTGGGCGCCGCCTCCCGCCCGAAGCCCCGCGCCTCGGAGGTGCTGACGCGGCACCTGCTGCAGCGGCGCCTGCCGCACTGGACCTCCTTCTGCGTGCCCTACAGCGCGGTCCACAACGACCAGTTCGGCCTGTCGCACTTCAACTGGCCCGTGCCGGGCGCCAACTACCATGTCCTGCGCACCGGCTGCTTCCCCTTCATCAAGTACCACTGCTCCAAGGCGCCTTGGCAGGACCTGGCCCCGCAGGACCGCTTCTTCACGGCGCTCAAGGTCATCAACCTGG GTATTCCAACTTTATTATATGGACTTGGCTCCTGGTTATTTGCCAGAGTCACAGAGACTGTTCATACCAGTTACGGACCAATAACAAtctattttctaaataaagaagATGAAGGTGCCATGTATTGA